Proteins encoded within one genomic window of Dethiobacter alkaliphilus AHT 1:
- a CDS encoding APC family permease, with protein sequence MEQKKYKENTITLWGAVGMGTGVMFGAAIFAVLGQVAELAGALFPLSYIGGAIIAACSAHAYVKMANTYPSAGGIGMFFVKVYDKGTITASSALLMAFSMVIAQSLVARTFGTYTLQLFNIGPESWLVPALGVGLLVFTFLVNISRNEFIQTFTSIVSLIKIVGIAVFSYAALTATGLSLEGVMGPVPDQPALGFLASLALSLLSFKGFTTITNSGSEIINPHKNIGRAITLSIAILSVLYLFMAVAVASSLSIPEIVAARDYSLAEAARPTLGTYGLWFTVGIAILATVTVCIGSVFAVSRMTAMLSEMKLIPHSHFGMKGTVQRHMLVYLLVIGIALTIFFDLSRIASLGAIYYLVMDIIFQWGVLRRIREKIDAKPSVVIVALILDIIALSAFIWLKATTDMLILIVAAISISLIFLGEEYFLKHYLSEEARPS encoded by the coding sequence ATGGAACAGAAAAAATATAAAGAAAACACCATTACCTTATGGGGTGCAGTAGGCATGGGAACCGGTGTAATGTTTGGTGCTGCAATCTTTGCTGTATTGGGTCAGGTGGCTGAACTGGCGGGAGCGCTGTTTCCACTCTCCTACATCGGTGGAGCAATCATTGCCGCCTGCAGCGCTCATGCCTATGTAAAGATGGCCAATACTTACCCATCAGCCGGTGGCATAGGCATGTTTTTTGTGAAGGTCTATGACAAAGGAACTATTACCGCATCTTCAGCGCTGTTAATGGCCTTTTCAATGGTGATTGCCCAGAGCCTGGTGGCCAGAACCTTTGGTACTTATACGCTGCAGCTTTTTAATATAGGGCCGGAAAGTTGGCTTGTTCCCGCCCTTGGAGTGGGGCTCCTTGTTTTCACCTTTTTGGTCAATATTTCCCGCAATGAATTTATCCAGACCTTTACTTCCATAGTTTCGCTGATAAAAATTGTTGGAATCGCTGTCTTTTCTTATGCCGCTTTAACGGCAACCGGCCTTTCCCTGGAAGGTGTAATGGGACCTGTACCTGACCAGCCGGCACTGGGTTTTTTAGCCTCTTTGGCTCTGAGCCTTCTTAGTTTTAAAGGTTTCACCACCATCACAAACAGCGGATCAGAAATTATTAACCCCCATAAAAACATAGGACGAGCCATTACCCTTTCTATCGCTATTTTGTCAGTACTCTATTTGTTCATGGCTGTGGCGGTAGCAAGCAGCCTTTCCATACCGGAAATCGTGGCGGCCAGGGATTATTCCCTTGCCGAAGCTGCACGCCCCACCCTGGGAACATACGGCCTGTGGTTTACAGTGGGGATAGCCATACTGGCTACTGTCACCGTATGCATCGGCAGTGTTTTTGCAGTATCACGGATGACCGCCATGTTGTCGGAAATGAAATTAATCCCTCACAGCCATTTTGGCATGAAGGGGACCGTGCAAAGGCATATGCTGGTTTATCTTCTTGTTATCGGCATAGCTCTGACTATCTTCTTTGATTTGAGCCGAATAGCATCGCTTGGAGCAATATATTACCTGGTGATGGATATAATTTTTCAGTGGGGTGTTCTGCGAAGAATCAGAGAAAAAATTGATGCAAAACCCTCTGTCGTAATTGTCGCCCTTATACTGGACATAATTGCTTTAAGTGCATTTATCTGGCTAAAAGCTACTACCGACATGTTAATTTTGATTGTTGCCGCTATATCAATCAGCTTAATTTTTCTGGGGGAAGAATATTTCTTAAAGCACTATTTGTCGGAAGAGGCCCGTCCCTCTTAA
- a CDS encoding four-helix bundle copper-binding protein, whose amino-acid sequence MPAVIETDVKKMQKCIDLCNRCMQVCEECLTSCLKEPDAQARMKCIQTLRDCADICSLAAQFMARGSAFAKQICGLCAEICEACATECDMFQDNHCKQCADICRQCAQECRNMVNM is encoded by the coding sequence ATGCCCGCTGTTATAGAAACAGATGTAAAAAAGATGCAAAAGTGTATTGATCTTTGCAACCGCTGCATGCAAGTATGTGAGGAATGCCTGACATCATGCCTGAAAGAACCTGATGCACAGGCCCGCATGAAATGCATTCAGACATTACGTGACTGTGCAGATATTTGCTCACTTGCTGCACAGTTTATGGCCCGAGGCAGTGCTTTTGCCAAGCAGATTTGTGGCCTTTGTGCAGAAATCTGTGAAGCATGTGCTACCGAGTGTGACATGTTCCAGGATAATCATTGTAAGCAATGCGCAGATATTTGCCGTCAATGCGCACAGGAATGCAGAAATATGGTTAATATGTAG
- a CDS encoding YncE family protein: MKNRVILIIVVLIMGIILTVTGCAGVSQTEEAYKLYVPNAGEGTVSVLDSLTRQTTATINVGESVSHGLGVTPDNSLLFTGDLDGGNIYVVDTATDQIKNTISVGERVHGIDMSPDGNYVLVAAGRNSGPSLVVINVELQEVVTVIQDDLVGPTHITFSPDGKRAYVADPEQSAVVVVDMVNLVTETVWQTGAEGAQEARTSPQGDLLYVANYEGNMLTVLDTTDGQVLYSLPAGEETHAVDVSPDGQFVWVAASKTGEIIIFDVENEYSIVDTVTFGRPNHIKFHPAGNEVYITDTSSNSLTVLDSATYEKLAEIPLGQSPHEISIVRGN; encoded by the coding sequence ATGAAAAACCGAGTCATCCTTATTATTGTAGTATTGATAATGGGGATAATCCTGACTGTTACCGGGTGCGCCGGGGTAAGTCAGACTGAAGAAGCATATAAACTTTATGTCCCCAATGCCGGTGAAGGAACAGTTTCAGTGCTTGATTCACTAACCCGCCAAACAACTGCCACCATAAATGTTGGCGAATCTGTCTCTCATGGTCTGGGAGTCACGCCGGATAACAGTCTTCTGTTTACAGGTGATTTGGATGGCGGCAATATTTATGTAGTGGATACTGCAACCGATCAAATTAAAAACACAATTTCTGTGGGGGAGCGGGTTCACGGGATAGACATGAGTCCGGACGGAAATTATGTTTTGGTTGCCGCCGGCAGAAACTCCGGGCCGTCGCTGGTGGTAATTAATGTGGAGCTTCAGGAAGTAGTAACTGTGATTCAGGATGACCTGGTGGGCCCTACTCACATTACTTTCAGTCCGGACGGGAAACGGGCATATGTGGCGGATCCTGAACAGAGTGCCGTTGTTGTAGTGGATATGGTTAACTTAGTTACTGAAACTGTCTGGCAGACAGGGGCAGAAGGTGCCCAGGAAGCCAGAACTTCACCCCAGGGCGATTTGCTGTATGTAGCAAATTATGAGGGCAATATGTTAACGGTTCTGGATACAACTGACGGGCAAGTCCTCTATTCCTTACCGGCCGGAGAAGAAACCCACGCCGTAGATGTTTCTCCCGACGGTCAATTTGTGTGGGTTGCTGCCAGCAAAACCGGAGAGATTATCATCTTTGACGTTGAAAATGAGTATAGCATTGTTGATACAGTTACCTTTGGCAGGCCCAATCATATAAAGTTTCATCCCGCCGGCAATGAAGTCTATATTACTGATACAAGTAGCAACTCACTTACTGTTCTGGATTCGGCAACTTATGAAAAACTGGCTGAAATCCCGTTGGGGCAATCTCCCCACGAGATTAGTATAGTTAGAGGTAACTAA